The Streptococcus sp. S5 genome contains a region encoding:
- a CDS encoding nitroreductase family protein has product MKFLELNKKRHAIKHFTDQPVDPKDVRTAIEIATLAPSAHNSQPWKFVVVRQKNAELAKLAYGANYDQVMEAPVTIALFTDTDLQKRARKIARVGGVKNFTDEQLQYFMQNLPAEFARYDAQQTSDYLALNAGLVAMNLVLALTDQGIGTNIILGFDKSKINEVLDIEERFRPEVLITVGYAAEKVEPSYRLPVDEIIDKR; this is encoded by the coding sequence ATGAAATTTCTAGAGCTCAATAAAAAACGCCATGCGATCAAGCATTTCACTGATCAACCGGTCGATCCAAAGGATGTACGGACTGCCATTGAGATCGCCACCTTGGCCCCTAGCGCCCACAATAGCCAGCCTTGGAAATTTGTGGTCGTTCGTCAAAAAAATGCTGAATTGGCAAAATTAGCCTATGGTGCAAACTATGACCAAGTCATGGAAGCACCTGTGACCATCGCCCTCTTTACAGATACTGATTTGCAAAAACGGGCTCGCAAGATTGCGCGTGTCGGTGGAGTGAAAAACTTCACAGACGAGCAGTTGCAATACTTTATGCAAAATCTTCCTGCTGAATTTGCGCGCTATGATGCCCAACAAACAAGTGATTACTTGGCTTTGAATGCCGGTCTTGTGGCCATGAACTTGGTACTTGCTTTGACGGACCAAGGCATTGGAACCAATATTATCTTGGGATTTGATAAATCAAAAATCAATGAAGTATTGGACATCGAAGAGCGTTTCCGTCCGGAAGTCTTGATTACGGTTGGTTATGCGGCTGAAAAAGTAGAGCCAAGCTATCGCTTACCAGTGGACGAAATCATTGACAAACGCTAA